In Nostoc sp. CENA543, a single genomic region encodes these proteins:
- a CDS encoding YdeI family protein: MSKFENQLETFHAANRQAWRKWLEDNHLSSVGVWLIYYKVKSKKPSIRYSEAVQEALCFGWIDSKVKSLDAERYMQIFTPRKTKSVWSKLNKQYITELIDQGLMTEAGLAKITAAQQDGSWTILDAIEELIIPEDLQQALAVNEVANNYFVGFNNSTKKNILFWIASAKRPETRKKRIEQTVNSAAQNKSPLSVIF; this comes from the coding sequence ATGTCAAAATTCGAGAACCAACTAGAAACATTTCATGCTGCAAATCGCCAAGCATGGCGCAAATGGTTAGAGGATAACCATCTAAGTTCTGTTGGTGTATGGTTAATTTACTACAAAGTCAAAAGTAAAAAACCCAGCATTAGATATAGTGAAGCAGTTCAAGAAGCTTTATGTTTTGGTTGGATTGATAGTAAAGTTAAATCTCTAGATGCAGAGCGTTATATGCAAATATTTACGCCGCGTAAAACCAAAAGTGTGTGGTCAAAATTAAATAAGCAATATATAACGGAATTAATTGACCAAGGTTTAATGACGGAGGCTGGTTTAGCAAAAATTACAGCCGCACAACAAGACGGTTCATGGACTATCTTAGACGCGATTGAGGAATTAATTATCCCAGAAGATTTACAACAAGCATTAGCAGTGAATGAAGTTGCAAATAATTACTTTGTAGGCTTTAATAACTCAACCAAAAAGAATATTCTCTTTTGGATTGCTAGCGCGAAACGTCCAGAAACTAGAAAGAAGCGAATTGAGCAAACTGTAAATTCAGCAGCACAAAATAAAAGTCCCTTATCAGTAATCTTTTAA